Proteins found in one Diorhabda carinulata isolate Delta chromosome 11, icDioCari1.1, whole genome shotgun sequence genomic segment:
- the LOC130899449 gene encoding protein Wnt-6 isoform X1 translates to MHTVICVPASIYLLLIITPYTTSWWAVGSHLVMDPNQTCKRARWSRGKMSDICNNKPGLLNQIAKGIALGQTECQYQFRYRRWNCTSTKRSIKKVMLRDTRETGFVNAIIAAGITFQVTRACTKGEQIGCSCSKKKRRKNSRKKNPPLPEGNWEWDGCGENIEFGIKKSKDFLDTRYRRRSSDMKTLVKLHNYVAGRLAVKNNMVTVCKCHGLSGSCTLKTCTRRMPTFREVGNRLKERFDGAAKVIAGNDGQSFMPEGETIKPPGRGDLVYSEESPLYCVPNNTLGSFGTQGRICNDTSQGEEGCGILCCGRGYSTHTEEVKVNCNCTFKYCCEVQCDICKVTERKNICL, encoded by the exons GGCAGTTGGCAGTCATTTGGTCATGGATCCAAATCAGACCTGTAAAAGGGCAAGATGGTCGCGGGGAAAAATGTCAGACATTTGTAATAATAAACCAGGTTTATTGAACCAAATAGCCAAAGGTATTGCTCTCGGTCAGACAGAATGCCAATACCAGTTTAGGTATAGAAGGTGGAACTGTACGTCTACCAAAAGGAGTATTAAAAAAGTAATGTTAAGAG ATACACGAGAGACTGGATTTGTGAATGCTATAATCGCAGCAGGAATAACATTTCAAGTGACCAGAGCTTGCACCAAAGGAGAACAAATAGGATGTTcttgttcgaaaaaaaaacgaagaaaaaacaGTAGAAAGAAAAATCCTCCTCTACCAGAAGGAAACTGGGAGTGGGATGGGTGCGGAGAGAATATAGAATTTGGTATtaagaaatcgaaagatttcTTGGATACTAGGTACCGACGAAGAAGTAGTGATATGAAAACTCTAGTTAAATTACATAACTACGTAGCTGGACGATTG GCTGTTAAGAATAATATGGTAACTGTATGCAAGTGCCACGGCCTCTCAGGTTCATGTACACTGAAAACGTGCACCAGAAGAATGCCTACATTTCGTGAAGTAGGCAACAGACTGAAAGAACGCTTCGATGGTGCAGCAAAAGTCATAGCTGGCAACGATGGTCAAAGTTTCATGCCAGAAGGTGAAACAATAAAACCTCCTGGTCGAGGAGATTTAGTTTATTCGGAAGAATCTCCTTTGTACTGCGTTCCAAATAATACTCTTGGATCATTTGGAACGCAAGGGAGAATATGTAACGATACCTCTCAAGGAGAGGAAGGCTGTGGAATATTATGCTGTGGAAGGGGTTACTCGACGCACACTGAAGAAGTGAAAGTTAATTGTAACTGTACGTTTAAATATTGCTGTGAAGTTCAGTGTGATATTTGTAAGGTAACcgaaaggaaaaatatttgtttgtga
- the LOC130899449 gene encoding protein Wnt-6 isoform X2 — MDPNQTCKRARWSRGKMSDICNNKPGLLNQIAKGIALGQTECQYQFRYRRWNCTSTKRSIKKVMLRDTRETGFVNAIIAAGITFQVTRACTKGEQIGCSCSKKKRRKNSRKKNPPLPEGNWEWDGCGENIEFGIKKSKDFLDTRYRRRSSDMKTLVKLHNYVAGRLAVKNNMVTVCKCHGLSGSCTLKTCTRRMPTFREVGNRLKERFDGAAKVIAGNDGQSFMPEGETIKPPGRGDLVYSEESPLYCVPNNTLGSFGTQGRICNDTSQGEEGCGILCCGRGYSTHTEEVKVNCNCTFKYCCEVQCDICKVTERKNICL, encoded by the exons ATGGATCCAAATCAGACCTGTAAAAGGGCAAGATGGTCGCGGGGAAAAATGTCAGACATTTGTAATAATAAACCAGGTTTATTGAACCAAATAGCCAAAGGTATTGCTCTCGGTCAGACAGAATGCCAATACCAGTTTAGGTATAGAAGGTGGAACTGTACGTCTACCAAAAGGAGTATTAAAAAAGTAATGTTAAGAG ATACACGAGAGACTGGATTTGTGAATGCTATAATCGCAGCAGGAATAACATTTCAAGTGACCAGAGCTTGCACCAAAGGAGAACAAATAGGATGTTcttgttcgaaaaaaaaacgaagaaaaaacaGTAGAAAGAAAAATCCTCCTCTACCAGAAGGAAACTGGGAGTGGGATGGGTGCGGAGAGAATATAGAATTTGGTATtaagaaatcgaaagatttcTTGGATACTAGGTACCGACGAAGAAGTAGTGATATGAAAACTCTAGTTAAATTACATAACTACGTAGCTGGACGATTG GCTGTTAAGAATAATATGGTAACTGTATGCAAGTGCCACGGCCTCTCAGGTTCATGTACACTGAAAACGTGCACCAGAAGAATGCCTACATTTCGTGAAGTAGGCAACAGACTGAAAGAACGCTTCGATGGTGCAGCAAAAGTCATAGCTGGCAACGATGGTCAAAGTTTCATGCCAGAAGGTGAAACAATAAAACCTCCTGGTCGAGGAGATTTAGTTTATTCGGAAGAATCTCCTTTGTACTGCGTTCCAAATAATACTCTTGGATCATTTGGAACGCAAGGGAGAATATGTAACGATACCTCTCAAGGAGAGGAAGGCTGTGGAATATTATGCTGTGGAAGGGGTTACTCGACGCACACTGAAGAAGTGAAAGTTAATTGTAACTGTACGTTTAAATATTGCTGTGAAGTTCAGTGTGATATTTGTAAGGTAACcgaaaggaaaaatatttgtttgtga